A genomic stretch from Telopea speciosissima isolate NSW1024214 ecotype Mountain lineage chromosome 7, Tspe_v1, whole genome shotgun sequence includes:
- the LOC122669808 gene encoding pleiotropic drug resistance protein 3-like isoform X3, whose translation MSGIVKPSRMTLLLGPPGCGKTTLLRALAGGLDHSLEVEGQVSYNGFKLDEFIPQKTAVYVSQNDLHIPEMTVRETFDFSARCQGVGRMAEIVEEIEKREKEAGIVPDPDVEAYMKELSIEGSRRSIQTDYILKILGLDICSGVIVGDAMRRGISGGEKRRVTLGEMIVGQSRTFFMDEISNGLDSSTAFQILSCLQNSVHVMETTALVSLLQPAPEIFNLFDDVILMAEGRTIYHGPRDRVLEFFESCGFKCPERKSPADFLHEVISKKDQSQYWYHPDSPYHYVSVEQFSQRFNSFSVGEELLKELSLPLSILKAKKDALSFSRYSLSKRQLFRACCSREWLLARRSPHVYVMRSIQLFVLAIFTMTVFLRTRLSVDAIHANLYMGSLFFLLLMITINNNPEMTMILSRLPVFYKQRDLYFYPAWAFSLPSSVLKIPHSVLAAFLLTSLTYYVIGYSPEASRFFCQFLLLFEVHLVSGTQLRALASIFRTYMAATVAGSFATFASLSLGGFILPLPYFPSWMSWAFWLSPLSYAEIGITVNEFRSTRWKKISSGNESLGERVMRRRGILYEDDFYWISLGGLFGYIVLLTIIYTLALTYLRAPSKSRAMISSEKLSQLQDRSESNIEEELRIEPSSDSPLLSNADESRYDVKRKRGKVILPFEPVTLSFENVHYFVEVPQGMKGKGATYKQLLRDITGAFRPHVLTALMGASGAGKTTLFDVLSGRKTVGTIYGDIRVKGYPKVQETFSRISGYCEQNDIHSPNITVEESVMHSAWLRLGSEINKDMKKAFVNEVMETIELDEIKDTLVGIPGISGLSIEQRKRLTFAVELVANPSIMFIDEPTTGLDARTAAIVMRVVKNVVDTGRTVVCTIHQPSIDIFESFNELILIKKGGQIIYFGELGWHSKSVVDYFEAIPGVPKIKKNYNPATWMLEVTSTSVEKQLSLDFAQVYKDSPLYQSAKRLVEKLRKPPPGSNELQFDTRFPVSTWGQFTACFWKHSLSYWRSPEYNLKRISFSYVSSLFFGLLFWNRGRTIEKEQDLFNVAGFLFTSMTFLGVNNCLSVQHAVIKERLVMYRERFAGMYSIHAYSIAQIAIEIPYVIIVSSIFGTATYFTIGFQSSLYKFLWYIGTQFFTILYLVYLGMLIISLSPSTQIASVYASSFFTISNLFTGFLIPRPKIPWWWSWCYWICPSAWSFDAFVTSQYGDLTKEIEAFGERKQVNYFLRDYFGFQHDHLPLVATVIIALPLIFASLFVITIAKVSFLKR comes from the exons ATGAGTGGCATTGTCAAGCCTTCTAG AATGACTCTTCTACTAGGCCCTCCAGGCTGCGGGAAGACTACTCTTTTACGTGCACTTGCAGGCGGGCTTGATCACTCTCTTGAG GTAGAAGGACAAGTGTCCTATAATGGGTTCAAATTAGATGAATTCATTCCCCAGAAAACAGCTGTCTATGTTAGCCAAAATGACCTCCATATACCTGAGATGACTGTGAGAGAGACTTTCGATTTCTCTGCTCGCTGCCAGGGAGTTGGAAGAATGGCAG aaatcgtggaggagatcgagaaaagagagaaagaggctGGGATAGTCCCTGATCCTGACGTTGAAGCCTACATGAAG GAATTATCAATTGAGGGATCACGGAGAAGTATTCAAACGGATTACATTTTGAAGATACTTGGTCTTGACATTTGTTCTGGTGTCATTGTGGGTGATGCAATGCGAAGAGGCATATCGGGTGGAGAGAAGAGGAGAGTAACACTAG GAGAAATGATAGTGGGGCAATCTAGAACCTTCTTCATGGATGAAATATCAAATGGCTTGGATAGCTCAACTGCATTTCAGATCTTGTCATGTCTTCAGAACTCTGTGCATGTTATGGAAACAACAGCATTGGTTTCACTTCTTCAGCCAGCTCCTGAGATCTTCAATCTCTTTGATGATGTAATCCTTATGGCAGAAGGGAGGACAATCTATCACGGTCCCAGGGATCGTGTTCTTGAGTTTTTTGAGAGCTGTGGTTTTAAGTGCCCTGAAAGGAAAAGCCCAGCAGACTTCCTCCACGAG GTTATATCCAAGAAAGATCAATCACAGTATTGGTACCACCCTGATTCGCCATACCATTATGTTTCAGTCGAGCAATTCTCACAGAGGTTCAACTCATTTTCTGTGGGAGAAGAGTTATTGAAGGAGCTTTCCCTGCCATTATCAATTCTCAAGGCCAAGAAGGATGCTTTATCCTTCAGTAGGTACTCCCTCAGTAAAAGGCAACTATTTAGAGCTTGCTGTAGCAGAGAATGGCTATTAGCGAGGAGAAGTCCTCATGTCTATGTAATGAGATCAATCCAG CTCTTTGTCCTTGCTATATTCACAATGACTGTATTTCTGCGTACACGGCTGAGTGTTGATGCTATCCATGCTAATCTTTATATGGGCTCTTTATTCTTTTTACTGCTAATGATTACGATCAACAACAACCCCGAGATGACAATGATTCTCTCAAGGCTACCTGTATTCTACAAACAAAGAGATCTGTACTTCTATCCGGCGTGGGCATTCTCATTACCCTCCTCTGTGCTTAAGATCCCACATTCTGTATTAGCAGCATTTCTTTTGACCTCTCTTACCTACTACGTTATTGGGTATAGCCCAGAAGCCTCTAGATTCTTCTGTCAGTTCCTTCTTCTGTTCGAAGTGCACCTAGTGTCTGGGACGCAACTACGTGCTCTTGCATCAATTTTCCGAACTTACATGGCTGCTACTGTCGCGGGAAGTTTTGCTACATTTGCAAGCTTGTCATTAGGAGGCTTCATTCTTCCACTCC CATATTTTCCATCTTGGATGTCCTGGGCATTCTGGCTGTCTCCATTGTCATATGCAGAGATAGGTATCACGGTCAATGAGTTCCGATCTACTCGGTGGAAGAAG ATTTCATCTGGAAATGAAAGCTTGGGGGAGCGAGTAATGAGAAGAAGGGGGATTCTATATGAGGATGACTTTTATTGGATATCATTGGGAGGTTTGTTTGGTTACATTGTGCTTCTGACAATTATCTATACGTTGGCATTGACATACTTGAGGG CTCCAAGCAAGTCTCGGGCCATGATATCCTCCGAAAAGCTTTCTCAACTTCAAGATAGGAGTGAATCTAATATTGAGGAGGAGTTGAGGATAGAGCCTTCATCAGATTCTCCTCTGCTATCCAATGCGGATGAAAGTAGATATGATGTAAAACGAAAGAGAG GCAAGGTGATCTTACCATTTGAGCCAGTAACGTTGTCATTTGAAAATGTGCACTACTTTGTTGAAGTGCCTCAG GGAATGAAAGGTAAAGGTGCAACTTATAAGCAGCTTTTAAGAGACATAACTGGTGCATTCAGGCCTCATGTTCTTACAGCCCTAATGGGTGCTAGTGGTGCTGGAAAGACAACACTCTTTGATGTTCTCTCTGGAAGAAAAACCGTTGGAACCATTTATGGAGACATCAGAGTCAAAGGTTACCCCAAGGTTCAGGAAACATTTTCGAGGATCTCTGGTTATTGTGAACAGAATGACATTCATTCTCCAAACATTACTGTAGAAGAATCTGTAATGCATTCAGCTTGGTTGCGGCTTGGTTCAGAGATCAATAAGGACATGAAGAAG GCATTTGTGAATGAAGTAATGGAGACCATTGAGCTTGATGAAATTAAAGATACCTTAGTTGGGATTCCTGGAATAAGTGGTCTTTCAATTGAGCAGCGCAAGCGACTTACATTTGCTGTAGAACTTGTTGCAAACCCATCAATTATGTTTATTGATGAACCTACAACAGGTTTAGATGCCCGAACTGCTGCTATCGTGATGCGTGTTGTGAAAAATGTAGTTGATACTGGAAGGACAGTGGTCTGTACGATTCACCAGCCAAGTATTGACATATTTGAATCATTTAATGAG CTCATCCTAATTAAAAAAGGTGGTCAGATTATCTATTTTGGTGAGCTAGGCTGGCATTCTAAGAGTGTTGTTGACTACTTTGAG GCCATTCCGGGAGTGCCAAAgattaagaaaaattacaacCCTGCCACATGGATGTTAGAAGTTACTTCTACATCAGTGGAGAAACAGCTCAGCTTAGATTTTGCTCAAGTTTATAAAGATTCACCACTTTATCA GAGTGCCAAAAGACTGGTTGAAAAGTTGAGGAAACCACCTCCAGGATCAAATGAGCTACAATTTGATACTCGTTTTCCAGTGAGCACATGGGGGCAATTCACAGCATGCTTTTGGAAGCATTCCCTGTCGTATTGGAGAAGTCCTGAATACAACTTGAAGAGGATCTCCTTTTCCTATGTCTCATCActattttttggtttacttttttGGAACCGTGGGAGGACCAT AGAAAAAGAGCAGGACCTGTTTAACGTAGCAGGATTCTTGTTCACTTCAATGACTTTTCTTGGTGTCAATAATTGTCTGTCAGTTCAACATGCTGTGATAAAGGAGCGTCTTGTAATGTACAGGGAAAGATTTGCTGGAATGTACTCAATCCATGCTTATTCCATTGCACAG ATAGCAATTGAAATTCCCTATGTAATCATTGTATCATCTATCTTTGGGACTGCTACGTACTTCACAATTGGGTTTCAGTCATCATTGTATAAATTCCTGTGGTATATTGGAACCCAGTTCTTCACAATTCTCTACTTGGTCTACCTGGGCATGCTGATCATATCTCTGAGCCCAAGCACTCAAATTGCCTCTGTCTATGCGTCGAGTTTCTTTACAATATCCAATCTCTTCACAGGCTTCTTGATACCACGACCT AAAATCCCCTGGTGGTGGTCATGGTGTTACTGGATCTGCCCATCTGCATGGTCATTCGATGCTTTTGTTACATCCCAATATGGAGATTTAACCAAGGAAATTGAAGCCTTTGGTGAAAGAAAGCAAGTCAATTATTTCTTAAGAGATTACTTTGGCTTTCAACATGACCATTTACCTCTAGTGGCTACAGTTATAATTGCATTACCTCTTATCTTTGCTTCTCTTTTCGTTATCACAATTGCGAAGGTAAGCTTCCTGAAGAGGTAA
- the LOC122669808 gene encoding pleiotropic drug resistance protein 3-like isoform X2: MTVRETFDFSARCQGVGRMAEIVEEIEKREKEAGIVPDPDVEAYMKELSIEGSRRSIQTDYILKILGLDICSGVIVGDAMRRGISGGEKRRVTLGEMIVGQSRTFFMDEISNGLDSSTAFQILSCLQNSVHVMETTALVSLLQPAPEIFNLFDDVILMAEGRTIYHGPRDRVLEFFESCGFKCPERKSPADFLHEVISKKDQSQYWYHPDSPYHYVSVEQFSQRFNSFSVGEELLKELSLPLSILKAKKDALSFSRYSLSKRQLFRACCSREWLLARRSPHVYVMRSIQLFVLAIFTMTVFLRTRLSVDAIHANLYMGSLFFLLLMITINNNPEMTMILSRLPVFYKQRDLYFYPAWAFSLPSSVLKIPHSVLAAFLLTSLTYYVIGYSPEASRFFCQFLLLFEVHLVSGTQLRALASIFRTYMAATVAGSFATFASLSLGGFILPLPYFPSWMSWAFWLSPLSYAEIGITVNEFRSTRWKKISSGNESLGERVMRRRGILYEDDFYWISLGGLFGYIVLLTIIYTLALTYLRAPSKSRAMISSEKLSQLQDRSESNIEEELRIEPSSDSPLLSNADESRYDVKRKRGKVILPFEPVTLSFENVHYFVEVPQGMKGKGATYKQLLRDITGAFRPHVLTALMGASGAGKTTLFDVLSGRKTVGTIYGDIRVKGYPKVQETFSRISGYCEQNDIHSPNITVEESVMHSAWLRLGSEINKDMKKAFVNEVMETIELDEIKDTLVGIPGISGLSIEQRKRLTFAVELVANPSIMFIDEPTTGLDARTAAIVMRVVKNVVDTGRTVVCTIHQPSIDIFESFNELILIKKGGQIIYFGELGWHSKSVVDYFEAIPGVPKIKKNYNPATWMLEVTSTSVEKQLSLDFAQVYKDSPLYQSAKRLVEKLRKPPPGSNELQFDTRFPVSTWGQFTACFWKHSLSYWRSPEYNLKRISFSYVSSLFFGLLFWNRGRTIEKEQDLFNVAGFLFTSMTFLGVNNCLSVQHAVIKERLVMYRERFAGMYSIHAYSIAQIAIEIPYVIIVSSIFGTATYFTIGFQSSLYKFLWYIGTQFFTILYLVYLGMLIISLSPSTQIASVYASSFFTISNLFTGFLIPRPKIPWWWSWCYWICPSAWSFDAFVTSQYGDLTKEIEAFGERKQVNYFLRDYFGFQHDHLPLVATVIIALPLIFASLFVITIAKVSFLKR; this comes from the exons ATGACTGTGAGAGAGACTTTCGATTTCTCTGCTCGCTGCCAGGGAGTTGGAAGAATGGCAG aaatcgtggaggagatcgagaaaagagagaaagaggctGGGATAGTCCCTGATCCTGACGTTGAAGCCTACATGAAG GAATTATCAATTGAGGGATCACGGAGAAGTATTCAAACGGATTACATTTTGAAGATACTTGGTCTTGACATTTGTTCTGGTGTCATTGTGGGTGATGCAATGCGAAGAGGCATATCGGGTGGAGAGAAGAGGAGAGTAACACTAG GAGAAATGATAGTGGGGCAATCTAGAACCTTCTTCATGGATGAAATATCAAATGGCTTGGATAGCTCAACTGCATTTCAGATCTTGTCATGTCTTCAGAACTCTGTGCATGTTATGGAAACAACAGCATTGGTTTCACTTCTTCAGCCAGCTCCTGAGATCTTCAATCTCTTTGATGATGTAATCCTTATGGCAGAAGGGAGGACAATCTATCACGGTCCCAGGGATCGTGTTCTTGAGTTTTTTGAGAGCTGTGGTTTTAAGTGCCCTGAAAGGAAAAGCCCAGCAGACTTCCTCCACGAG GTTATATCCAAGAAAGATCAATCACAGTATTGGTACCACCCTGATTCGCCATACCATTATGTTTCAGTCGAGCAATTCTCACAGAGGTTCAACTCATTTTCTGTGGGAGAAGAGTTATTGAAGGAGCTTTCCCTGCCATTATCAATTCTCAAGGCCAAGAAGGATGCTTTATCCTTCAGTAGGTACTCCCTCAGTAAAAGGCAACTATTTAGAGCTTGCTGTAGCAGAGAATGGCTATTAGCGAGGAGAAGTCCTCATGTCTATGTAATGAGATCAATCCAG CTCTTTGTCCTTGCTATATTCACAATGACTGTATTTCTGCGTACACGGCTGAGTGTTGATGCTATCCATGCTAATCTTTATATGGGCTCTTTATTCTTTTTACTGCTAATGATTACGATCAACAACAACCCCGAGATGACAATGATTCTCTCAAGGCTACCTGTATTCTACAAACAAAGAGATCTGTACTTCTATCCGGCGTGGGCATTCTCATTACCCTCCTCTGTGCTTAAGATCCCACATTCTGTATTAGCAGCATTTCTTTTGACCTCTCTTACCTACTACGTTATTGGGTATAGCCCAGAAGCCTCTAGATTCTTCTGTCAGTTCCTTCTTCTGTTCGAAGTGCACCTAGTGTCTGGGACGCAACTACGTGCTCTTGCATCAATTTTCCGAACTTACATGGCTGCTACTGTCGCGGGAAGTTTTGCTACATTTGCAAGCTTGTCATTAGGAGGCTTCATTCTTCCACTCC CATATTTTCCATCTTGGATGTCCTGGGCATTCTGGCTGTCTCCATTGTCATATGCAGAGATAGGTATCACGGTCAATGAGTTCCGATCTACTCGGTGGAAGAAG ATTTCATCTGGAAATGAAAGCTTGGGGGAGCGAGTAATGAGAAGAAGGGGGATTCTATATGAGGATGACTTTTATTGGATATCATTGGGAGGTTTGTTTGGTTACATTGTGCTTCTGACAATTATCTATACGTTGGCATTGACATACTTGAGGG CTCCAAGCAAGTCTCGGGCCATGATATCCTCCGAAAAGCTTTCTCAACTTCAAGATAGGAGTGAATCTAATATTGAGGAGGAGTTGAGGATAGAGCCTTCATCAGATTCTCCTCTGCTATCCAATGCGGATGAAAGTAGATATGATGTAAAACGAAAGAGAG GCAAGGTGATCTTACCATTTGAGCCAGTAACGTTGTCATTTGAAAATGTGCACTACTTTGTTGAAGTGCCTCAG GGAATGAAAGGTAAAGGTGCAACTTATAAGCAGCTTTTAAGAGACATAACTGGTGCATTCAGGCCTCATGTTCTTACAGCCCTAATGGGTGCTAGTGGTGCTGGAAAGACAACACTCTTTGATGTTCTCTCTGGAAGAAAAACCGTTGGAACCATTTATGGAGACATCAGAGTCAAAGGTTACCCCAAGGTTCAGGAAACATTTTCGAGGATCTCTGGTTATTGTGAACAGAATGACATTCATTCTCCAAACATTACTGTAGAAGAATCTGTAATGCATTCAGCTTGGTTGCGGCTTGGTTCAGAGATCAATAAGGACATGAAGAAG GCATTTGTGAATGAAGTAATGGAGACCATTGAGCTTGATGAAATTAAAGATACCTTAGTTGGGATTCCTGGAATAAGTGGTCTTTCAATTGAGCAGCGCAAGCGACTTACATTTGCTGTAGAACTTGTTGCAAACCCATCAATTATGTTTATTGATGAACCTACAACAGGTTTAGATGCCCGAACTGCTGCTATCGTGATGCGTGTTGTGAAAAATGTAGTTGATACTGGAAGGACAGTGGTCTGTACGATTCACCAGCCAAGTATTGACATATTTGAATCATTTAATGAG CTCATCCTAATTAAAAAAGGTGGTCAGATTATCTATTTTGGTGAGCTAGGCTGGCATTCTAAGAGTGTTGTTGACTACTTTGAG GCCATTCCGGGAGTGCCAAAgattaagaaaaattacaacCCTGCCACATGGATGTTAGAAGTTACTTCTACATCAGTGGAGAAACAGCTCAGCTTAGATTTTGCTCAAGTTTATAAAGATTCACCACTTTATCA GAGTGCCAAAAGACTGGTTGAAAAGTTGAGGAAACCACCTCCAGGATCAAATGAGCTACAATTTGATACTCGTTTTCCAGTGAGCACATGGGGGCAATTCACAGCATGCTTTTGGAAGCATTCCCTGTCGTATTGGAGAAGTCCTGAATACAACTTGAAGAGGATCTCCTTTTCCTATGTCTCATCActattttttggtttacttttttGGAACCGTGGGAGGACCAT AGAAAAAGAGCAGGACCTGTTTAACGTAGCAGGATTCTTGTTCACTTCAATGACTTTTCTTGGTGTCAATAATTGTCTGTCAGTTCAACATGCTGTGATAAAGGAGCGTCTTGTAATGTACAGGGAAAGATTTGCTGGAATGTACTCAATCCATGCTTATTCCATTGCACAG ATAGCAATTGAAATTCCCTATGTAATCATTGTATCATCTATCTTTGGGACTGCTACGTACTTCACAATTGGGTTTCAGTCATCATTGTATAAATTCCTGTGGTATATTGGAACCCAGTTCTTCACAATTCTCTACTTGGTCTACCTGGGCATGCTGATCATATCTCTGAGCCCAAGCACTCAAATTGCCTCTGTCTATGCGTCGAGTTTCTTTACAATATCCAATCTCTTCACAGGCTTCTTGATACCACGACCT AAAATCCCCTGGTGGTGGTCATGGTGTTACTGGATCTGCCCATCTGCATGGTCATTCGATGCTTTTGTTACATCCCAATATGGAGATTTAACCAAGGAAATTGAAGCCTTTGGTGAAAGAAAGCAAGTCAATTATTTCTTAAGAGATTACTTTGGCTTTCAACATGACCATTTACCTCTAGTGGCTACAGTTATAATTGCATTACCTCTTATCTTTGCTTCTCTTTTCGTTATCACAATTGCGAAGGTAAGCTTCCTGAAGAGGTAA